A window of the Salvelinus sp. IW2-2015 linkage group LG3, ASM291031v2, whole genome shotgun sequence genome harbors these coding sequences:
- the LOC111949357 gene encoding V-type proton ATPase subunit E 1, producing MALSDADVQKQIKHMMAFIEQEANEKAEEIDAKAEEEFNIEKGRLVQTQRLKIMEYYEKKEKQIEQQKKIQMSNLMNQARLKVLKARDDMISEMLSEARQRLANIAKDPARYPALMDGLVLQGFYQLLETKVTIRCRKQDLQVLQTAIQKTIPIYKAAVKNNIEVRIDQDNFLSPDISGGIEIYNADGKIKVSNTLESRLDLMAQQMMPEIRVALFGQNQNRKFLD from the exons ATGGCGCTCAGCGATGCCGACGTTCAGAAGCAG atcaAACACATGATGGCCTTCATTGAGCAGGAGGCCAATGAGAAGGCAGAGGAAATTGATGCCAAG GCGGAAGAGGAGTTCAACATCGAGAAGGGCCGTCTGGTGCAGACCCAGAGATTGAAGATCATGGAGTATTACgagaagaaagagaagcagaTCGAGCAGCAGAAGAAAAT TCAAATGTCTAACCTGATGAACCAGGCTCGTCTGAAGGTGTTAAAGGCTCGCGACGACATGATTTCA GAAATGTTGAGCGAGGCGCGTCAACGGCTGGCCAACATAGCCAAGGACCCAGCCAGGTACCCAGCACTGATGGACGGGCTGGTTCTGCAG GGTTTCTATCAGCTTCTTGAGACCAAAGTGACCATCCGCTGTCGTAAACAGGACCTGCAGGTGCTTCAG ACGGCTATCCAGAAGACCATTCCCATCTATAAAGCAGCAGTGAAGAACAATATTGAGGTTCGCATCGACCAGGACAACTTCCTGTCCCCAGACAT TTCTGGAGGTATTGAAATCTACAACGCTGATGGGAAGATCAAGGTGTCCAACACCCTAGAGAGCAGACTGGACCTCATGGCTCAGCAG ATGATGCCTGAGATTCGAGTGGCTCTCTTTGGTCAGAACCAGAACCGCAAGTTTTTGGACTGA
- the LOC111949367 gene encoding adenosine deaminase 2-A-like: protein MSGLKKDFHSWFFQPPMTLLNKVVLPSGGRYTITLQLAAVMCCVMVCGGTPDPRQRETMMHQEVSRQTGGHVQLTGAEQRLDAHLRKLKEQEMAAAQFPPAFHFFKARPLIHKSPIFSLLQRMPKGAALHIHSSSLVSVDWLVKNITYRPHCYICFTWGRSVRFVFSSRRPFPTWDCLLWQLLKTLRANMADPTDFDYSLMQNLTLFTEDPDTTYPSQDAVWERFEMAFVAIAGLVXYAPVFKDFLYKGLEQLFHDNIMYLELRTGLSRTYELDGSIHDKAWSLRTYQEVTQQFVAEHPSFLGARLIISVHRLLSVSDVKAAVKEAIQMQKDFPEFVAGFDLVGREDRGRPLWFFREALSLPAELGVTLPYFFHAGETDHEGTEVDENILDALLFNTTRIGHGRDNGYALAHHPLAKELSMKDNVAVEVCPISNQVLKLVSNLRNHPAAVLMSEGYPMVVSSDDPSLFGTTERFYDFYEVXVGIGGLRANLGTLKELAINSIRYSSLPSQLKERGLAMWQRMWDKFISENS, encoded by the exons ATGAGTGGCCTCAAGAAGGATTTCCATAGCTGGTTCTTCCAACCTCCAATGACACTGCTGAACAAGGTGGTTTTGCCCTCTGGAGGGAGGTATACCATCACCCTCCAGTTGGCAGCTGTGATGTGCTGTGTGATGGTATGTGGCGGGACCCCTGACCCCCGTCAGAGGGAGACAATGATGCACCAGGAGGTCTCCAGGCAGACAGGAGGTCATGTGCAGCTGACAGGTGCAGAGCAGCGGCTCGACGCACACCTTCGCAAGCTAAAAGAACAAGAGATGGCTGCGGCCCAGTTCCCTCCTGCCTTTCACTTCTTCAAGGCACGGCCCCTCATCCATAAGAGTCCCATCTTTAGCCTGCTGCAAAGGATGCCCAAAG GGGCAGCCCTCCACATCCACAGCTCATCCCTGGTGAGTGTTGATTGGCTGGTGAAGAACATCACGTACAGGCCCCATTGTTACATCTGCTTCACATGGGGCAGGTCTGTACGGTTCGTCTTCTCTAGTCGCCGGCCCTTCCCTACCTGGGACTGCCTCCTCTGGCAACTGTTGAAGACCTTGAGAGCCAACATGGCGGATCCTACAGACTTTGACTACAG CTTAATGCAGAACCTCACACTGTTCACTGAGGATCCAGACACTACCTACCCGAGCCAAGATGCAGTGTGGGAGAGGTTTGAGATGGCATTCGTGGCCATAGCTGGGCTGGTCASCTACGCTCCTGTGTTTAAAGACTTTCTCTACAAGGGCTTAGAACAGCTGTTTCATGACAACATCATGTACCTGGAACTAAGAACTGGACTATCAAGG ACATATGAGCTGGATGGAAGCATCCATGATAAAGCCTGGTCCCTGAGGACTTATCAGGAAGTCACTCAACAGTTTGTGGCTGAACACCCTAGCTTTCTAGGGGCTCGACTCATCATTTCCGTCCATAG GCTTCTAAGTGTGTCTGATGTTAAAGCAGCTGTAAAAGAGGCCATTCAGATGCAGAAGGATTTCCCAGAGTTTGTTGCAGGATTCGACCTG GTTGGCAGGGAGGACAGGGGACGACCTCTCTGGTTCTTCAGGGAGGCCTTATCTCTACCTGCAGAGCTTGGAGTCACGCTGCCATACTTCTTTCATGCAGGAGAGACTG ACCATGAAGGCACTGAAGTGGATGAAAACATTCTGGATGCCCTACTGTTCAACACCACACGAATTGGGCATGG tcgtgacaatgggtATGCGTTGGCACACCACCCACTGGCAAAGGAGCTCTCCATGAAAGACAACGTGGCTGTGGAAGTATGCCCCATCTCAAACCAG GTGCTGAAGCTTGTGTCCAACCTAAGGAACCACCCTGCAGCTGTGCTGATGTCTGAGGGCTACCCCATGGTGGTCAGCTCTGATGACCCGTCCCTGTTTGGGACCACTGAGCGTTTCTATGACTTCTATGAGGTGTWTGTGGGCATCGGTGGCTTGAGGGCTAACCTGGGCACTCTCAAGGAGCTGGCCATCAACTCCATAAG ATATAGCTCACTGCCATCACAGTTGAAGGAGAGAGGGCTGGCCATGTGGCAGAGGATGTGGGATAAGTTCATCTCTGAGAACTCATag